The nucleotide window AACGACCTCGCTCATGAAGGCATGAGTGTTTTCCTCTGTATCCTTGAAGAACACCATCCATGTTTCTGTATCGCCGATTTTAGCAACTACATGCGGCTCGCCGATGAACTGTACGCCATCTGAAAGCTCTTCATACTTTGCCTTGAGGTCTTCAACCTGTAGATAGATGACTGAACTAGGATGGGCAAATTGCTCGTTTTCCGGAAGGGTCAACAGTAGACGGACGCCTTCAC belongs to Mesobacillus subterraneus and includes:
- a CDS encoding VOC family protein, coding for MQSNPVQKIGQIGIPVKNIERATAFYQEKLGLPLLFNTDTMAFFDCEGVRLLLTLPENEQFAHPSSVIYLQVEDLKAKYEELSDGVQFIGEPHVVAKIGDTETWMVFFKDTEENTHAFMSEVVA